Within the Candidatus Paceibacterota bacterium genome, the region GAAAATCGAAAAAGATGATGTTATTTTGATTAAAGGATCTCAAAATACATTACTTCTTGAAAGAGTAACTGAAATGTTGCTAAAAGATAAAAAAAATAAGAAAAAGCTTTGTCGTCCAAAGCCTTCCTGGGAGAAAAAAAGACAGAAAACTCCTTAACGGAGTGTACTCCGTTAGAAATTTATGTATTATGTATATCTATTAAAAAGCCTAAAAGATGACAAATGGTATACGGGATATACTAAAAACCTAGAAAAAAGAATATCGGAACACAATAAGGGCAGAAATTTATCAACAAAAAAAAGAGGACCATTTAAGCTTTTATATTACGAAGCATCTTTAAATGAGAAAGATGCAAAAGCTAGAGAAAAATATTTAAAATCAGGAATGGGTAAAAGATACCTTAGAAACAGAATAAAATTCTTTTTGGTAAATAAAATTTCTAACGGAGTGTAGTATAATGGTAGTATACACCCTTCGGGAGGGTGCGGTCCGAGTTCGATTCTCGGCACTCCGAAACAATATTCTAAGAAAGATTATTTTTTTACTTTTTTTACCTTCTTTCTCACTTTCTTTTTAACATCTCTTCCTACTTTTCCCATTTGTCTGCCAAATTTCTGAGCTGCCTTTCCAGCTTTATTAAATTTCTCTTTAACGTCTTTATCTTTAAATCTCTCGCCAAAACTTTTTACAGAATCAACTGCACTTTTTCCAAATTTCTTTGCTTCTCTTTTTAATTTTGGGTCGTCAAAAACTTCACCCAACGCATCTCCTAATTCAGAGAAGACTTTCCCAACATCTTTTACTGCTTTTTTATACGGATCTTTTTTTTGTTTTGCCATAAGAATTTATTTATTTAAAATCGACTTTGAAATTTTTTATACTAAAATTTATTCAAAATGAGGAATATATTTACCATTTTT harbors:
- a CDS encoding GIY-YIG nuclease family protein, which codes for MYYVYLLKSLKDDKWYTGYTKNLEKRISEHNKGRNLSTKKRGPFKLLYYEASLNEKDAKAREKYLKSGMGKRYLRNRIKFFLVNKISNGV